A stretch of the Desulfobacter sp. genome encodes the following:
- the coxB gene encoding cytochrome c oxidase subunit II — MNEIVDPVALVDRSFYFIIGFSFLFLFCITTVMIYFVIRYRRSKHPVPADIRGNVWLEITWIFIPSIIALAMFVFGWQSYTGLRNVPDNAMEIDVTAQSFSWLFVYENDKETEDEIVVPVDTPVRLNLTSLDVIHSLFIPAFRIKVDAVKGMNTYAWFLPRKKGEYFFQCTEFCGTGHADMTGVVKVVSPEEYYEWINQEDEW, encoded by the coding sequence ATGAATGAAATCGTTGATCCTGTCGCCCTGGTGGACAGATCGTTTTATTTTATCATTGGGTTTTCTTTTTTATTTTTGTTTTGCATTACCACGGTGATGATTTATTTTGTGATCCGGTATCGGCGGAGCAAACACCCTGTGCCTGCAGATATCCGTGGAAATGTCTGGCTGGAAATCACCTGGATATTTATTCCCAGCATCATTGCCCTGGCCATGTTTGTCTTTGGATGGCAGTCCTATACCGGGCTGCGGAATGTGCCTGACAATGCCATGGAAATAGATGTCACGGCCCAGTCTTTTTCCTGGCTCTTTGTTTATGAGAATGACAAGGAGACCGAAGACGAAATCGTGGTTCCCGTAGATACGCCTGTAAGGCTCAATCTGACCTCTTTGGACGTGATTCATTCCCTGTTTATTCCGGCCTTTAGAATCAAGGTGGATGCGGTCAAGGGGATGAATACCTATGCCTGGTTTCTGCCCAGAAAAAAAGGGGAATATTTTTTCCAGTGCACGGAGTTTTGCGGCACCGGCCATGCAGATATGACCGGGGTGGTCAAGGTGGTTTCACCCGAGGAATATTATGAATGGATCAACCAAGAAGATGAGTGGTAG
- a CDS encoding cytochrome C oxidase subunit IV family protein, producing MENHPPILSYKLQATVLFFLLVLTGITVGASYVDLGRFNVWIALGIASVKASLVLMFFMHLKFESRMLVISFLSTIGFLAIMIGFTFWDIAFR from the coding sequence ATGGAAAATCATCCCCCTATTTTATCTTACAAGCTACAGGCCACAGTGCTCTTTTTCCTGCTGGTGCTTACCGGCATCACTGTGGGAGCATCCTATGTGGATCTGGGCCGGTTCAATGTGTGGATCGCCCTGGGAATCGCCTCTGTAAAGGCCAGCCTGGTGCTGATGTTTTTCATGCATCTGAAGTTTGAGTCACGAATGCTCGTTATTTCGTTTTTATCAACCATAGGATTTCTGGCCATCATGATCGGGTTTACATTCTGGGACATTGCATTCAGGTGA
- a CDS encoding UbiA family prenyltransferase — translation MSGSVILKSSPRSGQGRRVQDFFELIKVHLSLYIGLSALAGHVLAQDHLGLNSLVLGFWVLVLAFGAGGLNNVQDREFDRRFQRTRHRVLARKGMGVKKALTLALVLAGMGIGGLYLSYTSIWPCVLGLLALVCYNGLYTPIKKQGLWALVPGVICGMIPPAIGWFAVPEALACTDRTGLVILMACLGFWQLPHYMLVELSQGQENGHSKGFGQVWTPPCLRCQVLIWSLVFSLGLVLFLICGWVNSPMLADILLGLALVLPFVLAGFFCLPSLGRQAQNFSRRSLFFCFNIFNLSMLAYLSIIILDRI, via the coding sequence ATGAGTGGTAGTGTCATTCTGAAAAGCTCGCCAAGGTCGGGGCAAGGCAGACGGGTCCAGGATTTTTTTGAATTGATCAAGGTGCATCTGAGTCTGTACATTGGATTGTCCGCCCTTGCAGGCCATGTTCTGGCCCAGGATCATCTCGGTTTGAACAGCCTTGTGCTGGGATTCTGGGTGTTGGTCCTGGCCTTTGGGGCAGGGGGGCTCAATAATGTTCAGGACCGTGAGTTTGACCGCAGGTTCCAGCGGACCCGGCACCGGGTGCTTGCACGCAAAGGCATGGGGGTAAAAAAGGCCTTAACACTGGCCCTTGTGCTGGCGGGCATGGGCATTGGGGGGTTGTATCTTTCATATACCTCCATCTGGCCTTGTGTGCTCGGGCTTTTGGCCCTGGTCTGCTACAATGGATTGTATACCCCCATAAAAAAACAAGGCCTTTGGGCGCTGGTTCCGGGGGTGATCTGCGGCATGATCCCTCCGGCCATCGGCTGGTTTGCAGTGCCCGAGGCCCTTGCCTGTACAGACCGGACAGGTCTTGTTATCCTCATGGCCTGTCTTGGATTTTGGCAATTGCCCCATTATATGCTGGTGGAGCTGAGTCAGGGGCAGGAAAATGGTCATTCAAAAGGGTTTGGTCAGGTTTGGACCCCGCCTTGTTTGCGTTGCCAGGTATTGATATGGAGCCTTGTGTTCAGCCTGGGTCTGGTCTTGTTTTTAATCTGCGGCTGGGTCAACAGCCCCATGCTTGCAGACATCCTTCTTGGCCTTGCCCTTGTTCTCCCTTTTGTGTTGGCAGGTTTTTTTTGCCTGCCCTCCCTGGGCCGTCAGGCGCAAAACTTCAGCCGCCGATCTCTTTTTTTTTGTTTTAACATTTTCAACCTGTCCATGCTGGCATACCTATCCATCATTATTTTGGACCGGATATGA